In Betaproteobacteria bacterium, the following proteins share a genomic window:
- a CDS encoding NAD-dependent deacylase: MGPAGSVSLARDLLDHATCVAVLTGAGISAESGIPTFRDALTGLWENFRPEELATPEAFEANPKRVWDWYAWRREKVREARPNAGHHALARLERRCRDHDVDFTLVTQNVDGLHREAGSLRVIELHGNIRRVKCFDRHHPADEWPEGDCVPKCPACGSLLRPDVVWFGEGLPPEALAAALAAARTCDVFLCVGTSTVVEPAASLPFMALEVGARVIEVNPQPTPLTRHVTVSLRGAAGEILPLLV; encoded by the coding sequence ATGGGACCAGCCGGTTCAGTTTCCCTCGCGCGTGACCTGCTCGACCACGCAACCTGCGTCGCGGTGCTCACCGGCGCGGGCATCTCGGCGGAGTCGGGCATTCCCACCTTCCGCGACGCGCTCACGGGCCTGTGGGAGAACTTCAGGCCGGAGGAACTCGCCACCCCCGAAGCCTTCGAGGCCAACCCGAAGCGGGTGTGGGACTGGTACGCGTGGCGACGCGAGAAGGTGCGGGAAGCGCGGCCCAACGCGGGCCACCACGCGCTGGCCCGGCTCGAGCGCCGATGCCGCGATCATGACGTGGACTTCACCCTCGTCACGCAGAACGTCGATGGGCTGCATCGCGAGGCGGGAAGCCTTCGGGTGATCGAGCTGCACGGCAACATCCGTCGCGTGAAGTGCTTCGACCGGCATCACCCGGCCGATGAGTGGCCCGAGGGCGATTGCGTGCCGAAGTGTCCGGCGTGCGGCTCGCTCCTGCGCCCCGACGTCGTATGGTTCGGCGAAGGCCTTCCGCCAGAAGCCCTCGCTGCCGCCCTCGCCGCCGCGCGCACGTGCGACGTGTTCCTGTGCGTGGGGACGTCGACCGTGGTGGAGCCCGCGGCGTCGCTGCCCTTCATGGCCCTCGAAGTTGGCGCGCGCGTGATCGAGGTGAATCCGCAGCCCACGCCCCTCACCCGCCACGTCACCGTGAGCCTGCGCGGCGCGGCCGGCGAGATTCTGCCGCTGCTTGTCTAG